From Streptomyces sp. NBC_00683, one genomic window encodes:
- a CDS encoding MarR family winged helix-turn-helix transcriptional regulator yields MKGADVHGSGSASEPGAAAGSGVDHEFLALERELAVFLRRARASSGEMAREVHPDLESAAYGLFVRLESAGRQRATELAAYFGVGKATMSRQLRALEALGLVARESDPADGRASLVRLTEEGLARFRSVRDARRGRYARKLADWDRAEVAELARLLHHLNERAED; encoded by the coding sequence ATGAAGGGTGCTGACGTGCACGGGAGTGGAAGCGCAAGTGAACCCGGTGCCGCGGCCGGGAGTGGTGTGGACCACGAATTCCTTGCGCTGGAGCGCGAGTTGGCGGTGTTCCTGCGCCGGGCGCGGGCCAGCTCGGGGGAGATGGCCCGTGAGGTCCACCCGGACCTGGAGTCGGCGGCCTACGGGCTCTTCGTGCGGCTGGAGTCGGCCGGCCGCCAGCGTGCCACCGAGCTCGCCGCCTACTTCGGTGTCGGCAAGGCGACCATGAGCCGTCAGCTGCGCGCACTGGAGGCCCTGGGGCTGGTGGCGCGCGAGAGCGACCCGGCGGACGGCCGTGCCTCGCTCGTCCGGCTCACCGAGGAGGGGCTCGCCCGCTTCCGGAGTGTCCGGGATGCCCGTCGCGGACGTTATGCCCGCAAACTGGCGGACTGGGACCGTGCCGAGGTCGCGGAACTGGCGCGACTGCTGCACCACTTGAACGAGCGCGCCGAGGACTGA
- a CDS encoding lysozyme: MPVHRSGSGTTRRSRLAVAGSLLAALALLLALPGAAGAADIPQRGTARMGQGVIAHDGQQGGSPTGPSAVQTEGVDVSGHQGNVAWQTLWNSGVKWAYVKATEGTYYKNTYFTQQYNGSYNVGMIRGTYHFATPDTTSGATQANYFVDNGGGWSRDGRTLPGVLDIEWNPYGAQCYGKTQAAMVSWIRDFANTYKARTGRDPVIYTATSWWKDCTGNNASFGATNPLWVARYNTTVGELPAGWGFYTMWQYTSSGPTVGDHNHFNGALDRVQALANG, encoded by the coding sequence ATGCCCGTGCACAGATCCGGATCCGGAACGACCCGCCGCTCGCGCCTCGCCGTAGCGGGATCCCTCCTCGCAGCCCTCGCCCTCCTGCTCGCGCTGCCCGGCGCGGCCGGCGCCGCAGACATTCCCCAGCGCGGTACGGCCAGGATGGGCCAGGGCGTCATCGCCCACGACGGACAGCAGGGGGGCAGCCCCACCGGCCCCTCCGCCGTCCAGACCGAAGGAGTGGACGTCAGCGGCCACCAGGGCAACGTCGCCTGGCAGACCCTGTGGAACAGCGGCGTGAAGTGGGCCTACGTCAAGGCCACCGAGGGCACGTACTACAAGAACACCTACTTCACGCAGCAGTACAACGGCTCGTACAACGTCGGCATGATCCGCGGCACGTACCACTTCGCCACCCCGGACACGACCAGCGGTGCGACCCAGGCCAACTACTTCGTGGACAACGGCGGCGGCTGGTCCAGGGACGGCCGGACGCTTCCGGGCGTGCTCGACATCGAGTGGAATCCGTACGGCGCGCAGTGCTACGGGAAGACCCAGGCCGCCATGGTCTCCTGGATCCGCGACTTCGCGAACACCTACAAGGCGCGCACGGGGCGCGACCCGGTGATCTACACCGCCACCAGCTGGTGGAAGGACTGCACGGGCAACAACGCGAGCTTCGGCGCCACCAACCCGCTCTGGGTGGCCCGCTACAACACCACGGTCGGTGAACTCCCGGCCGGCTGGGGCTTCTACACGATGTGGCAGTACACCTCGTCCGGCCCCACGGTCGGCGACCACAACCACTTCAACGGCGCCCTCGACCGCGTACAGGCGCTCGCGAACGGCTGA
- a CDS encoding polysaccharide deacetylase family protein, producing the protein MSPFGTGLAAALVAALTLTLSGCSMQTTAPGSARREAASDAKGRFGQVDCRRAKCIALTFDAGPAKDTPHLLDILKEKKVPATFFLLGRDHVLKHPGTVRRIEAEGHEVANHTWTHEILTDREPDEIRAELEKTQLAIERITGRKPRLMRPPQGRTDDTVSGICAELGLSQILWSATAKDYSTNDSALIRKRILDQAGRDGIILLHDIYRGTVPAVPGIIDALKHRGYTFVTVPQLMAPAEPEPGTVYRP; encoded by the coding sequence ATGTCGCCGTTCGGTACGGGACTGGCCGCCGCCCTCGTCGCCGCGCTCACGCTGACGCTCAGCGGCTGCTCGATGCAGACCACCGCCCCGGGGTCCGCGCGCCGGGAAGCCGCATCCGACGCGAAGGGGCGGTTCGGCCAGGTGGACTGCCGCAGGGCGAAGTGCATCGCGCTGACCTTCGACGCGGGCCCGGCGAAGGACACCCCGCACCTCCTGGACATCCTCAAGGAGAAGAAGGTGCCGGCCACGTTCTTCCTGCTGGGCAGGGACCACGTCCTGAAGCACCCCGGCACCGTGCGGCGCATAGAGGCCGAGGGGCACGAGGTCGCCAACCACACGTGGACGCACGAGATCCTGACGGACAGGGAGCCGGACGAGATACGAGCCGAGCTGGAGAAGACGCAGCTCGCGATCGAGAGGATCACCGGGAGGAAGCCGCGTCTGATGCGCCCCCCGCAGGGCCGTACCGACGACACCGTCTCCGGGATCTGCGCGGAACTCGGGCTCTCCCAGATCCTGTGGAGCGCGACCGCCAAGGACTACTCCACGAACGACTCCGCGCTGATCAGGAAGCGGATACTCGACCAGGCCGGCAGGGACGGGATCATCCTGCTGCACGACATCTACCGGGGGACGGTCCCCGCGGTGCCGGGCATCATCGACGCGCTCAAACACCGCGGCTACACCTTCGTGACCGTCCCCCAGCTGATGGCCCCCGCGGAGCCTGAACCCGGCACGGTCTACCGCCCCTGA
- the lon gene encoding endopeptidase La, which produces MTAESNASQAFTPIDLPVLPLDDEVVLPGMVVPLDLSDAEVRAAVEAAQAVARPGGGKPEVLLVPRIDGNYTGTGVLGTVEQVGRLSDGDPGALIRARDRVRIGAGTSGPGGALWVEGTRIDVSLPDPLPGSAAELAKEYKALATSWLKKRGAWQVVDRVQQIEDISALADNSGYSPFLTTAQKVQLLETVDAVARLKLAVQWLGEHLAEQDVAESIAKDVQEGVDKQQREFLLRRQLDAVRKELSELNGDPEDESDDYRARVEAAELPGNVREAALKEVEKLERASDQSPEGSWIRTWLDTVLELPWTERTEDAYDIRGAQEILDAEHAGLQDVKERITEYLAVRKRRADRGLGVVGGRRGGAVLALVGPPGVGKTSLGESVAHAMGRKFVRVALGGVRDEAEIRGHRRTYVGALPGRIVRAIKEAGSMNPVVLLDEIDKVGSDFRGDPAAALLEVLDPAQNHTFRDHYLEVELDLSDVVFLATANVLEAIPEALLDRMELVRLDGYTEDEKVVIARDHLLPRQLERAGLEKDEVSLDESALRKLAGEYTREAGVRNLERAVARLLRKVAAQHELGDRELPFTVTDEDLRGLIGRPHHVPESAQVPAERRTAVPGVATGLAVTGAGGDVLFVEASLADPETGASGLTLTGQLGDVMKESAQIALSFLRSHGAELELPVADLKDRGAHIHFPAGAVPKDGPSAGITMTTALASLLSGRLVRTDVAMTGEVSLTGRVLPIGGLKQKLLAAHRAGITTVVIPKRNEADLDDVPAEVLDTLEVHPVTDVRQVLEIALAPASVGAEERIPAAA; this is translated from the coding sequence ATGACTGCTGAGTCCAATGCGTCCCAGGCGTTCACGCCGATCGACCTGCCCGTGCTGCCGCTCGACGACGAGGTCGTGCTTCCCGGAATGGTGGTGCCGCTCGATCTGTCGGATGCGGAAGTACGTGCCGCCGTCGAGGCGGCCCAGGCCGTCGCGCGTCCCGGCGGCGGCAAGCCCGAGGTGCTGCTCGTCCCCCGTATCGACGGGAACTACACGGGGACCGGTGTCCTCGGAACCGTCGAGCAGGTCGGGCGGCTCTCGGACGGGGACCCGGGCGCGCTCATCCGCGCCCGTGACCGGGTACGGATCGGTGCCGGGACCAGCGGGCCCGGCGGAGCGCTGTGGGTGGAGGGCACGCGGATCGACGTGTCCCTGCCCGATCCTCTGCCCGGCTCCGCCGCCGAACTCGCCAAGGAGTACAAGGCGCTCGCCACCAGCTGGCTGAAGAAGCGCGGCGCCTGGCAGGTCGTGGACCGGGTGCAGCAGATCGAGGACATCTCGGCTCTCGCCGACAATTCCGGCTACTCGCCCTTCCTCACCACCGCCCAGAAGGTCCAGCTGCTGGAGACCGTGGACGCGGTCGCCCGGCTCAAGCTCGCCGTCCAGTGGCTCGGCGAGCACCTCGCCGAACAGGACGTCGCCGAATCCATCGCCAAGGACGTCCAGGAGGGCGTCGACAAGCAGCAGCGCGAATTCCTGCTGCGGCGCCAGCTCGACGCCGTACGCAAGGAGCTCTCCGAGCTCAACGGTGATCCGGAGGACGAGTCCGACGACTACCGGGCGCGCGTCGAGGCCGCCGAGCTTCCCGGGAACGTCCGCGAGGCCGCACTCAAGGAGGTCGAGAAGCTGGAGCGCGCGTCCGACCAGAGCCCCGAGGGCTCCTGGATCCGCACCTGGCTGGACACCGTCCTGGAACTGCCGTGGACCGAGCGGACCGAGGACGCGTACGACATCAGGGGTGCCCAGGAGATCCTGGACGCGGAGCACGCGGGCCTGCAGGACGTGAAGGAGCGCATCACCGAGTACCTCGCGGTGCGCAAGCGGCGTGCCGACCGCGGACTCGGTGTGGTCGGCGGGCGGCGCGGCGGTGCCGTGCTGGCGCTGGTCGGTCCGCCCGGGGTGGGCAAGACCTCGCTCGGTGAGTCCGTGGCGCACGCCATGGGCCGCAAGTTCGTCCGCGTCGCACTCGGCGGTGTCCGGGACGAGGCGGAGATCCGCGGCCACCGGCGTACGTACGTCGGCGCGCTCCCGGGACGCATCGTCCGCGCCATCAAGGAGGCCGGTTCGATGAACCCGGTCGTCCTGCTCGACGAGATCGACAAGGTCGGCTCGGACTTCCGGGGCGACCCGGCCGCCGCCCTGCTCGAAGTGCTCGACCCGGCGCAGAACCACACCTTCCGCGACCACTACCTGGAGGTCGAACTCGACCTCAGCGACGTGGTGTTCCTGGCCACGGCGAACGTGCTCGAAGCCATCCCGGAAGCCCTGCTCGACCGCATGGAGCTGGTCAGGCTGGACGGCTACACCGAGGACGAAAAGGTCGTCATCGCCCGTGACCACCTGCTCCCGCGCCAGCTGGAGCGGGCCGGACTGGAGAAGGACGAGGTGAGCCTCGACGAGTCGGCGCTGCGCAAGCTGGCCGGCGAGTACACGAGGGAGGCCGGGGTGCGGAACCTGGAGCGGGCGGTCGCACGGCTGCTCCGCAAGGTCGCGGCCCAGCACGAACTGGGCGACCGGGAGCTCCCGTTCACGGTGACCGACGAGGATCTGCGGGGCCTGATCGGACGCCCCCACCACGTTCCCGAGTCCGCCCAGGTCCCGGCCGAGCGCCGCACCGCGGTGCCGGGCGTGGCCACCGGGCTCGCGGTGACCGGGGCGGGCGGCGACGTGCTGTTCGTCGAGGCGTCGCTGGCCGACCCGGAGACCGGGGCGTCTGGACTGACCCTCACCGGTCAGCTCGGCGACGTGATGAAGGAGTCCGCCCAGATCGCGCTGAGCTTCCTGCGGTCGCACGGCGCGGAGCTGGAACTGCCGGTCGCGGACCTGAAGGACCGCGGCGCGCACATCCACTTCCCGGCGGGCGCCGTTCCCAAGGACGGCCCGAGTGCCGGCATCACGATGACGACGGCGCTGGCCTCGCTGCTCTCCGGGCGGCTCGTCCGGACGGATGTGGCGATGACCGGTGAGGTGTCGCTGACGGGACGGGTGCTGCCGATCGGCGGTCTGAAGCAGAAGCTGCTGGCCGCGCACCGGGCGGGCATCACCACGGTGGTGATCCCCAAGCGGAACGAGGCCGACCTGGACGACGTCCCGGCCGAGGTCCTCGACACCCTGGAGGTCCACCCGGTCACCGATGTCCGCCAGGTGCTGGAGATCGCGCTCGCCCCGGCGTCGGTCGGGGCCGAGGAGAGGATCCCGGCTGCGGCGTAG
- a CDS encoding spermidine synthase: MSVTDAHRPVTLDRREGPYGEVVLRERGDDFEIIANGCFLMDTSDGRSERLLIDAALDALPDGRPDPAVLIGGLGVGFSLVRAAAGERWGRIVVVEREQAIVDWHLEGPLGRISGAALADPRTEILRTDLVEHLLTTTERYDALCLDIDNGPDWTVTEDNGSLYSPAGLAACLARLTPGGVLAVWSAQPSADFEKALRNAGFHAVRTEEVAVARGVPDVVHLALRSV, translated from the coding sequence ATGTCCGTCACAGACGCCCACCGCCCCGTCACGCTCGACCGGCGCGAAGGGCCCTACGGCGAAGTCGTCCTGCGGGAGCGCGGCGACGACTTCGAGATCATCGCCAACGGCTGCTTCCTCATGGACACCTCCGACGGGCGCTCCGAGCGGCTGCTGATCGACGCGGCGCTCGACGCGCTGCCCGACGGGCGGCCGGACCCTGCCGTGCTCATCGGCGGGCTCGGCGTCGGCTTCTCGCTGGTTCGCGCGGCGGCCGGCGAGCGGTGGGGACGGATCGTGGTCGTCGAGCGGGAGCAGGCGATCGTGGACTGGCACCTGGAGGGGCCGCTCGGCCGGATCTCGGGTGCCGCCCTCGCCGATCCGCGGACCGAGATCCTCCGTACGGACCTCGTCGAGCACCTCCTCACGACCACGGAGCGTTACGACGCCTTGTGCCTGGATATCGACAACGGGCCCGACTGGACCGTCACGGAGGACAACGGAAGCCTCTATTCACCGGCCGGTCTCGCGGCCTGCCTGGCACGCCTGACGCCCGGCGGAGTCCTGGCCGTGTGGTCTGCGCAGCCGTCCGCGGACTTCGAGAAAGCCTTGCGGAATGCCGGATTCCACGCGGTACGGACCGAAGAAGTAGCCGTTGCCCGAGGTGTGCCCGACGTGGTCCATCTCGCACTCCGGAGTGTCTGA
- a CDS encoding response regulator transcription factor, producing MEQTHTTHNGVAATPGAQRRVLVVEDDATIVDAISARLRAEGFLVQTALDGPAAVDAAEAWQPDLMVLDIMLPGFDGLEVCRRVQAQRPVPVLMLTARDDETDMLVGLGVGADDYMTKPFSMRELAARVHVLLRRVERAALAAVTPRSGILRLGELEIDHAQRRVRVRADDVHLTPTEFDLLVCLANTPRAVLSREQLLAEVWDWADASGTRTVDSHIKALRRKIGAERIRTVHGVGYALETPAP from the coding sequence ATGGAACAGACACACACCACCCACAACGGCGTCGCGGCCACCCCCGGGGCTCAGCGCCGGGTCCTGGTGGTCGAGGACGACGCGACAATCGTCGACGCCATTTCCGCCCGTCTGCGGGCCGAGGGCTTTCTGGTGCAGACCGCACTGGACGGGCCGGCGGCCGTGGATGCGGCCGAGGCCTGGCAGCCCGATCTGATGGTGCTCGACATCATGCTTCCCGGCTTCGACGGCCTGGAGGTCTGCCGCCGTGTGCAGGCCCAGCGCCCCGTGCCGGTGCTGATGCTCACCGCACGCGACGACGAGACCGACATGCTGGTCGGGCTCGGGGTCGGCGCCGACGACTACATGACCAAGCCGTTCTCCATGCGTGAGCTGGCGGCGCGGGTGCACGTCCTGCTGCGGCGGGTGGAGCGGGCCGCGCTGGCCGCCGTCACCCCGCGCAGCGGCATCCTGCGTCTCGGCGAGCTGGAGATCGACCACGCGCAGCGCCGGGTCCGCGTGCGCGCCGACGACGTCCACCTGACGCCGACCGAGTTCGACCTGCTGGTCTGCCTGGCCAACACACCGCGCGCGGTGCTGTCCCGGGAACAGTTGCTGGCAGAGGTGTGGGACTGGGCGGACGCCTCGGGCACCCGCACGGTCGACAGCCACATCAAGGCGCTGCGCCGGAAGATCGGCGCGGAGCGGATCCGTACGGTGCACGGCGTCGGTTACGCCCTGGAGACTCCCGCGCCATGA
- a CDS encoding HAMP domain-containing sensor histidine kinase codes for MTRPGSGLRPFSIKAKLGTLVVVSVFITTGLLIVALRTRTEFRFITVFSVIATLLITQFVAHGLTAPLDEMRAVARSISHGDYTRRVSGAGRRDELGDLAQTINRMADDLEAEDRHRKELVANVSHELRTPIAALRAVLENVVDGVSAADPETMRTALKQTERLGRLVETLLDLSRLDNGVVTLKARRFEVWPYLSGVLKEANLAASHRRLSSGSGNHSRTDVHLHLDVSPPELTAHADAERLHQVVANLIDNAVKHSPPHGRVTVLARRGDYPESLELEVVDEGPGIPEAERHRVFERFNRGQAPYPHGSGNDGGTGLGLAIARWAVDLHGGHIGVAESARGCRIQVTLPGTSQFRS; via the coding sequence ATGACGCGGCCCGGCTCCGGACTGCGGCCCTTCTCGATCAAGGCCAAGCTGGGCACGCTCGTCGTGGTCTCGGTGTTCATCACGACGGGTCTGCTGATCGTCGCACTGCGCACCAGGACCGAATTCAGGTTCATCACGGTCTTCTCCGTGATCGCCACGCTGCTGATCACCCAGTTCGTGGCCCACGGCCTGACCGCGCCGCTGGACGAGATGAGAGCTGTCGCCAGATCGATCTCGCACGGCGACTACACGAGACGCGTGAGCGGCGCCGGACGCCGTGACGAGCTCGGTGACCTGGCGCAGACGATCAACCGCATGGCGGACGACCTGGAGGCAGAGGACCGGCACCGCAAGGAGCTGGTGGCCAACGTCTCGCACGAGTTGCGCACCCCCATCGCGGCGCTGAGAGCCGTGCTGGAGAACGTGGTGGACGGGGTGTCCGCCGCCGATCCCGAGACGATGCGTACGGCCCTGAAGCAGACCGAGCGCCTCGGCAGGCTGGTGGAGACGCTGCTGGACCTCTCACGGCTGGACAACGGCGTGGTGACGCTGAAGGCCCGCCGCTTCGAGGTGTGGCCCTACCTGTCGGGGGTCCTCAAGGAGGCGAACCTCGCGGCCTCGCACCGCAGGCTCTCCTCGGGCTCCGGCAACCACTCCCGTACGGACGTCCATCTGCACCTCGATGTCTCGCCGCCGGAGCTGACGGCGCACGCGGACGCGGAACGGCTGCACCAGGTGGTCGCCAATCTCATCGACAACGCGGTCAAGCACAGCCCTCCGCACGGCCGGGTCACGGTGCTGGCCCGGCGCGGGGACTACCCCGAGTCGCTCGAACTGGAGGTCGTCGACGAGGGCCCCGGTATTCCGGAGGCGGAGCGCCACCGGGTCTTCGAGCGCTTCAACCGCGGCCAGGCTCCCTACCCGCACGGCTCAGGCAACGACGGCGGTACGGGGCTGGGGCTGGCGATCGCCCGCTGGGCGGTGGATCTGCACGGCGGTCATATCGGCGTGGCCGAATCAGCCCGCGGATGCCGGATCCAGGTCACTCTTCCGGGGACATCTCAGTTCCGCAGTTGA